From one Brachypodium distachyon strain Bd21 chromosome 4, Brachypodium_distachyon_v3.0, whole genome shotgun sequence genomic stretch:
- the LOC100830656 gene encoding uncharacterized protein At3g61260 isoform X2, whose protein sequence is MQAAARQVDDKECYSSYTTNGGGGAAINGRRKNPPGPSSRGPKPMPSKWDDAQKWLVGSAAAANAAKPRNSNADDRRLLSSSCSQNGRISCSSMDGALEYNMVVAPPTPPQLGEDDGETKNMDEVVRASVCLRDMGTEMTPIASKEPSRAATPLRASTPVDARSPVSSRSSTPARAKPWQQQDLPLAATVVRTPEPLHGGEAESHVPSRNSLESRAAAWDEAERAKFTARYKREEVKIQAWENHEKRKAEMEMKKIEMKAEQMKARAQERLANKLAAARRVAEEKRASAEAMLNEGAARTSEKADYIRRTGHLPSSFFSFSFRIPSLCG, encoded by the exons ATgcaagcagcagcacggcAGGTGGACGACAAGGAGTGCTACAGCAGCTACACCAcgaatggcggcggcggcgcggccatcAACGGGCGGCGCAAGAACCCGCCGGGGCCGTCGTCCAGGGGGCCGAAGCCGATGCCTTCCAAGTGGGACGACGCGCAGAAGTGGCTCGtgggcagcgccgccgccgccaacgccgccaAGCCCCGGAACTCCAACGCAGACGACCGGCGCCTGCTGAGCTCGTCGTGCTCGCAGAACGGGCGCATCTCCTGCAGCAGTATGGACGGCGCGCTCGAGTACAACATGGTGGTCGcgcccccgacgccgccgcagctcggcgaggacgacggcgagaCGAAGAACATGgacgaggtcgtccgggcgtCCGTGTGCCTGCGGGACATGGGCACGGAGATGACGCCCATCGCCAGCAAGGAACCCTCCAGGGCCGCCACGCCGCTAAGGGCCTCCACACCCGTCGACGCCCGGAGCCCGGTCTCTTCGCGGTCATCCACGCCTGCGAGGGCAAAGCCATGGCAGCAGCAGGATCTGCCCCTTGCTGCTACCGTGGTCAGGACGCCTGAGCCACTTCATGGCGGCGAGGCAGAGAGTCATGTTCCCAGCAGGAACTCGCTCGAGTCGCGCGCCGCGGCCTGGGACGAGGCCGAGCGGGCCAAGTTCACGGCCAG ATACAAGCGTGAAGAGGTTAAGATCCAGGCCTGGGAGAACCATGAGAAGAGAAAAGCCGAGATGGAGATGAAGAAAATAGAG ATGAAGGCAGAGCAGATGAAAGCACGGGCGCAGGAGAGGCTGGCAAACAAGCTGGCAGCGGCAAGGCGAGTGGCCGAGGAGAAGCGGGCGAGCGCCGAGGCCATGCTCAACGAGGGAGCCGCGCGGACGTCAGAGAAGGCGGATTACATCAGGAGGACGGGGCATCTGccttcctccttcttctccttctccttcagAATCCCCTCCCTCTGCGGCTAA
- the LOC100830656 gene encoding uncharacterized protein LOC100830656 isoform X1, whose product MVARDQRQRRWSLDNTSSSQFALRSCLCHPLFTLAGSHFQDTMQAAARQVDDKECYSSYTTNGGGGAAINGRRKNPPGPSSRGPKPMPSKWDDAQKWLVGSAAAANAAKPRNSNADDRRLLSSSCSQNGRISCSSMDGALEYNMVVAPPTPPQLGEDDGETKNMDEVVRASVCLRDMGTEMTPIASKEPSRAATPLRASTPVDARSPVSSRSSTPARAKPWQQQDLPLAATVVRTPEPLHGGEAESHVPSRNSLESRAAAWDEAERAKFTARYKREEVKIQAWENHEKRKAEMEMKKIEMKAEQMKARAQERLANKLAAARRVAEEKRASAEAMLNEGAARTSEKADYIRRTGHLPSSFFSFSFRIPSLCG is encoded by the exons ATGGTGGCAAGAGACCaaaggcagagaagatggagCCTAGACAACACAAGTAGTAGTCAGTTCGCCCTTCGCAGCTGCCTCTGTCATCCTCTCTTCACCCTTGCAGGCTCCCATTTCCAAG ACACAATgcaagcagcagcacggcAGGTGGACGACAAGGAGTGCTACAGCAGCTACACCAcgaatggcggcggcggcgcggccatcAACGGGCGGCGCAAGAACCCGCCGGGGCCGTCGTCCAGGGGGCCGAAGCCGATGCCTTCCAAGTGGGACGACGCGCAGAAGTGGCTCGtgggcagcgccgccgccgccaacgccgccaAGCCCCGGAACTCCAACGCAGACGACCGGCGCCTGCTGAGCTCGTCGTGCTCGCAGAACGGGCGCATCTCCTGCAGCAGTATGGACGGCGCGCTCGAGTACAACATGGTGGTCGcgcccccgacgccgccgcagctcggcgaggacgacggcgagaCGAAGAACATGgacgaggtcgtccgggcgtCCGTGTGCCTGCGGGACATGGGCACGGAGATGACGCCCATCGCCAGCAAGGAACCCTCCAGGGCCGCCACGCCGCTAAGGGCCTCCACACCCGTCGACGCCCGGAGCCCGGTCTCTTCGCGGTCATCCACGCCTGCGAGGGCAAAGCCATGGCAGCAGCAGGATCTGCCCCTTGCTGCTACCGTGGTCAGGACGCCTGAGCCACTTCATGGCGGCGAGGCAGAGAGTCATGTTCCCAGCAGGAACTCGCTCGAGTCGCGCGCCGCGGCCTGGGACGAGGCCGAGCGGGCCAAGTTCACGGCCAG ATACAAGCGTGAAGAGGTTAAGATCCAGGCCTGGGAGAACCATGAGAAGAGAAAAGCCGAGATGGAGATGAAGAAAATAGAG ATGAAGGCAGAGCAGATGAAAGCACGGGCGCAGGAGAGGCTGGCAAACAAGCTGGCAGCGGCAAGGCGAGTGGCCGAGGAGAAGCGGGCGAGCGCCGAGGCCATGCTCAACGAGGGAGCCGCGCGGACGTCAGAGAAGGCGGATTACATCAGGAGGACGGGGCATCTGccttcctccttcttctccttctccttcagAATCCCCTCCCTCTGCGGCTAA
- the LOC100830153 gene encoding vignain encodes MWKCILLAVVFALALAPALAVPFTEKDLASEESLRGLYERWRSRYTVSPSTPGSGLRGKLADHDPARRFNVFKENVKYIHEANKKDRPFRLALNKFADMTTDELRHSYAGSRVRHHRALSGGRRAQGNFTYSDAENLPPAVDWREKGAVTGIKDQGQCGSCWAFSTIAAVESINKIRTGKLVSLSEQELMDCDNVNDQGCDGGLMDYAFQFIQKNGGVTSEANYPYQGQQNTCDQAKENTHDVAIDGYEDVPANDESALQKAVAYQPVSVAIEASGQDFQFYSEGVFTGQCTTDLDHGVAAVGYGTARDGTKYWIVKNSWGLDWGEKGYIRMQRGVSQAEGLCGIAMQASYPIKAAPHATTARQADEL; translated from the exons ATGTGGAAGTGCATCTTGCTCGCGGTGGTGTTTGCCTTGGCGCTGGCCCCGGCGCTGGCAGTCCCGTTCACGGAGAAAGACCTCGCCTCCGAAGAGAGCCTGCGGGGTCTCTACGAAAGGTGGCGGAGCCGCTACACGGTGTCGCCGTCGACGCCGGGAAGCGGCCTCCGCGGCAAGTTGGCGGACCATGACCCGGCGCGCCGGTTCAACGTGTTCAAGGAGAACGTCAAGTACATCCACGAGGCCAATAAGAAGGACAGGCCTTTCAGGCTGGCGCTCAACAAGTTCGCCGACATGACCACGGACGAGCTCCGGCACTCGTACGCCGGGTCCAGGGTGCGGCACCACCGCGCCCTGAGCGGCGGACGCCGTGCCCAGGGGAATTTCACATACAGCGACGCCGAGAACCTCCCGCCGGCCGTCGACTGGCGCGAGAAGGGCGCCGTCACCGGCATCAAGGACCAAGGCCAATGCG GGAGCTGCTGGGCGTTCTCGACGATCGCGGCCGTGGAGAGCATCAACAAGATCAGGACAGGGAAGCTGGTGTCGCTGTCGGAGCAGGAGCTCATGGACTGCGACAACGTCAACGACCAAGGGTGCGACGGCGGGCTCATGGACTACGCCTTCCAATTCATCCAGAAGAACGGAGGGGTCACCAGCGAGGCCAACTACCCGTACCAAGGCCAGCAAAACACCTGTGACCAGGCAAAG GAGAACACTCATGACGTGGCAATCGACGGCTACGAGGATGTCCCGGCCAATGACGAGTCTGCTTTGCAGAAAGCGGTTGCATACCAGCCCGTGTCAGTCGCAATAGAGGCCAGCGGCCAGGATTTCCAGTTCTACTCGGAG GGTGTCTTCACCGGACAATGCACAACGGATCTGGATCACGGGGTGGCCGCCGTTGGGTACGGCACGGCTCGAGACGGCACCAAGTACTGGATCGTGAAGAACTCATGGGGCCTGGACTGGGGCGAGAAAGGGTACATCAGGATGCAGCGTGGAGTGTCGCAAGCAGAAGGGCTGTGTGGCATCGCGATGCAGGCGTCTTACCCGATTAAGGCGGCACCACATGCTACTACGGCCAGGCAAGCAGATGAACTCTAG